A section of the Mangifera indica cultivar Alphonso chromosome 12, CATAS_Mindica_2.1, whole genome shotgun sequence genome encodes:
- the LOC123192978 gene encoding probable LRR receptor-like serine/threonine-protein kinase RFK1 — protein MQLNFISVSGNRLSGNIPNHLGDITSLTYLDIEANQFSGTVPTQLGKLVNLEILKLSSNRLTGNLPNEISQPTNMTDFRINDNNFNGSIPEFMQNWRQCERLEILGSGLKGPIPSSISLLENLQQLKISDIDGTNQAFPDLRKNTRLRRLRNTEIHLGNE, from the exons atgcaattaaattttat CTCTGTCTCTGGGAACCGATTATCAGGCAATATTCCAAACCATCTGGGGGACATCACCAGTCTAACTTACTT GGACATCGAAGCAAACCAATTCTCAGGAACAGTACCCACTCAGCTTGGGAAGCTAGTTAACCTGGAAATTTT GAAGCTTTCCTCCAATAGATTGACTGGAAATTTACCAAATGAAATTTCTCAGCCGACAAATATGACAGACTT TAGGATCAATGATAACAATTTCAATGGAAGCATACCAGAATTTATGCAAAACTGGAGGCAATGTGAGAGATT ggAAATTCTAGGTAGTGGACTGAAAGGACCCATTCCATCATCCATCTCCCTTTTGGAAAATCTACAACAATT AAAGATTAGTGACATAGATGGAACAAATCAAGCTTTTCCTGATCTTCGAAAGAATACCCGCCTTAGACGGTT GAGAAATACCGAAATACATCTGGGGAATGAATAA